A genomic region of Desulfosarcina ovata subsp. ovata contains the following coding sequences:
- a CDS encoding acyl-CoA dehydratase activase, which yields MAKRFAGIDIGSRTIELVVVDEADEILESHQADTGFDPMAEAKKMIAGVAFDRIMATGYGRNLFEISFDASTVTEIKAHARGARALFPDVRAVIDIGGQDSKAIAMLDNGRVKKFEMNDRCAAGTGKFLEIMARTLGFAIDDFGREALLAEKGLNISSMCTVFAESEVTSLIAKGENRREIARGLHASVIRRAAGMINRVSTEGDIAFTGGVANNPCMHKLLEEKLGRTIRLPDDPQRVGALGAALLAKETA from the coding sequence ATGGCGAAACGGTTTGCAGGTATCGACATCGGATCGCGCACCATCGAACTGGTGGTGGTCGATGAGGCCGATGAAATTTTAGAGAGCCACCAGGCCGACACCGGTTTCGACCCCATGGCCGAGGCCAAGAAAATGATCGCGGGAGTGGCTTTCGACCGCATCATGGCCACCGGCTATGGCCGCAACCTGTTCGAGATATCCTTTGATGCGTCAACAGTGACGGAAATCAAGGCCCACGCCCGGGGCGCCCGTGCGCTGTTTCCCGACGTTCGAGCGGTTATCGACATCGGTGGGCAGGACAGCAAAGCCATTGCCATGCTGGATAACGGCCGGGTGAAGAAATTCGAGATGAACGACCGCTGTGCCGCCGGCACCGGAAAATTTCTGGAGATCATGGCCCGCACCCTGGGATTTGCCATCGACGATTTCGGCCGCGAAGCGCTGCTGGCGGAAAAGGGCCTCAACATCTCCAGCATGTGCACGGTTTTTGCCGAATCCGAAGTGACCTCCCTGATTGCCAAGGGGGAGAACCGCCGGGAGATTGCCCGGGGATTGCACGCCAGCGTCATCCGCCGGGCAGCCGGCATGATCAACCGTGTTTCCACGGAAGGGGATATCGCCTTTACCGGCGGCGTGGCCAACAACCCTTGTATGCACAAACTGCTGGAAGAAAAGCTGGGGCGCACCATTCGGCTGCCGGACGATCCCCAACGGGTGGGTGCGCTGGGTGCGGCACTGCTGGCCAAGGAGACGGCATAG
- a CDS encoding (Fe-S)-binding protein, whose protein sequence is MSNNSDRMDKYSTPLRQTIDRIGSTCTDCGACQAGCAFLQHYGTPKAIIEKYDFSDPANQQLAFECSLCGLCGAVCPEKLDPGELFLAIRREAVIHENGNFASYRTILAYEKRGSSALFSYYGLPDGCDTVFFPGCTLPGTRPESTWRLFAHLQRSIPALGIVFDCCTKPSHDLGRQGHFDRMFAEMRDYLRSNGVRRVLTACPNCHKIFKQYGNGLAVETVYEILSRGELPAAARGDGELAIHDPCPLRRESAVQDSVRTILRRMGLTVTEMKHRRGRTLCCGEGGSVGFMRPELARNWRRIRSREAQGRKLVTYCAGCAGFLNRKTPTVHLADVLFFPEKALNGSMRGAGSPLTYINRLILKRRFKKSLAAATQRAGRNPS, encoded by the coding sequence TTGTCGAACAACTCCGATAGGATGGACAAGTACTCCACGCCACTCAGGCAAACGATCGATCGTATCGGTTCGACATGCACGGATTGCGGGGCGTGCCAGGCCGGCTGCGCCTTTCTGCAGCATTACGGGACACCAAAGGCGATTATCGAGAAATACGACTTCTCCGATCCGGCGAATCAGCAACTGGCCTTTGAATGCAGTCTCTGCGGCCTTTGTGGCGCCGTCTGTCCGGAAAAGCTGGATCCGGGGGAGCTTTTTCTCGCCATCCGGCGGGAGGCCGTGATTCATGAAAATGGCAACTTCGCCTCCTATCGCACCATACTGGCCTATGAGAAGCGGGGCTCGTCAGCGCTCTTCTCCTACTATGGGCTTCCCGACGGATGTGATACCGTTTTTTTCCCCGGCTGTACCTTACCCGGAACCCGTCCGGAATCCACCTGGCGGCTATTCGCCCACCTGCAGCGCAGCATCCCGGCGCTGGGCATCGTTTTCGACTGCTGCACCAAACCCAGTCATGATCTTGGCCGGCAGGGCCATTTCGATCGGATGTTTGCTGAAATGCGGGACTACCTGCGCTCCAACGGCGTCCGAAGGGTGCTGACTGCCTGCCCCAATTGCCACAAAATTTTTAAGCAGTACGGCAACGGGTTGGCGGTGGAAACCGTCTATGAAATTTTAAGCCGGGGAGAACTTCCCGCCGCTGCCCGAGGGGATGGCGAACTGGCCATCCACGATCCCTGCCCGCTTCGCAGGGAATCCGCCGTTCAGGACAGCGTGCGTACCATCCTGAGGCGAATGGGACTCACCGTGACTGAGATGAAACATCGCCGTGGCCGCACCCTCTGCTGTGGCGAAGGCGGCAGTGTGGGGTTCATGCGTCCGGAACTGGCCCGGAACTGGAGGCGAATCCGCAGCCGGGAAGCGCAAGGCCGCAAGCTGGTCACGTATTGTGCCGGTTGCGCCGGGTTTTTAAATCGCAAGACCCCGACCGTGCATCTCGCCGACGTGCTTTTTTTTCCTGAAAAGGCGCTCAACGGGAGTATGCGGGGGGCCGGCAGTCCGCTGACCTACATCAACCGTCTGATACTCAAGCGGCGCTTTAAAAAGAGTCTTGCCGCCGCCACCCAGCGGGCGGGCAGGAATCCTAGCTGA
- a CDS encoding double-cubane-cluster-containing anaerobic reductase: protein MSENYNAMWTDLGLDLEAHDMLLNVLGQAYQDIYLAQENRPEGMGYFDFVMSEVHGLRIKELMDEKAIGRKIIGSYCVFVPEEIVLAANATLVGLCSGADFATEDVERLLPRNTCALIKSSFGFKVGKVCPYLESADMIVGENTCDGKKKSYETLGGMVDNLYVMDLPQVKSENGKALLKAEYQRFKAAVEDLTGVAVTAGSLKTAIQTVNAKRAALHRLFTLRRADPAPISGLDALLANQVFFYDNPERFTDSVNKICDELEKRIESKQGVFAEKTPRILVSGCPQAVPNWKLPMIVETAGAVIVGEESCVGERGTRNLTDESGETVEEMIDAIVDRYFMVDCAIFTPNPDRLAHIEQMVADYRADGVIHYGLQFCQPYLMESIPVETALEEKQIPCLRIETDYSMEDVGQLKTRVEAFVEQLR, encoded by the coding sequence ATGAGTGAAAATTATAATGCCATGTGGACCGACTTGGGCCTTGATCTCGAAGCCCACGATATGCTCCTGAATGTGTTGGGCCAGGCCTATCAGGATATCTACCTGGCACAGGAGAATCGGCCCGAGGGAATGGGCTATTTCGATTTTGTGATGAGCGAAGTCCACGGCCTGCGCATTAAGGAACTGATGGACGAGAAGGCTATCGGTCGCAAGATTATCGGTTCTTACTGCGTCTTTGTTCCCGAGGAGATCGTGCTGGCGGCCAATGCCACCCTGGTCGGTCTCTGTTCCGGTGCCGATTTCGCCACCGAGGATGTGGAACGGCTGTTGCCGCGCAACACCTGCGCATTGATCAAGTCGTCCTTCGGGTTCAAGGTCGGCAAAGTCTGCCCGTATCTGGAGAGTGCCGACATGATCGTGGGCGAAAACACCTGCGATGGCAAGAAAAAGTCCTATGAGACCCTGGGCGGCATGGTTGACAACCTCTATGTGATGGACCTGCCGCAGGTCAAGTCCGAAAACGGTAAGGCGCTGCTCAAGGCCGAATATCAGCGATTCAAGGCGGCGGTTGAAGATCTCACGGGTGTCGCCGTGACCGCCGGGTCCCTGAAAACAGCCATCCAGACGGTCAATGCCAAGCGCGCGGCCCTGCATCGGCTTTTCACCCTTCGCAGGGCCGACCCGGCCCCGATCTCGGGCCTGGATGCCCTTCTGGCCAACCAGGTGTTCTTTTATGACAATCCGGAACGATTTACCGATTCGGTGAACAAGATCTGCGATGAACTGGAAAAACGGATCGAATCCAAACAGGGCGTATTTGCGGAAAAAACCCCCCGTATCCTGGTTTCCGGCTGCCCCCAGGCGGTGCCCAACTGGAAACTGCCCATGATCGTCGAAACCGCCGGCGCGGTGATCGTCGGCGAGGAGTCCTGTGTGGGCGAACGCGGCACCCGCAACCTGACCGATGAATCCGGCGAGACGGTGGAAGAGATGATCGATGCCATTGTGGACCGCTATTTCATGGTTGACTGTGCCATTTTCACGCCCAATCCGGACCGGCTGGCGCATATCGAGCAAATGGTGGCCGATTACCGCGCCGATGGCGTGATTCATTACGGCCTGCAGTTCTGCCAGCCCTACCTGATGGAATCTATTCCTGTCGAGACGGCCCTGGAAGAGAAGCAGATCCCCTGTCTGCGTATTGAAACCGACTACAGCATGGAAGATGTCGGCCAGCTGAAAACGCGGGTGGAGGCCTTTGTCGAACAACTCCGATAG
- a CDS encoding (Fe-S)-binding protein: protein MSNAEATIKIKNNRKSTFIEKVKEILPEGGNLNLCLTCGACASGCPATGLENMDPRKFLRMAALGLDDEITGHPWVWMCSLCQRCVYVCPMSINIPALVNEARMLWPREERPKGILASCDMALRNDSCSAMGSPPDDFIFVVEDVCEEVKSDQPGWENLEAPMDKEGAEFFLTQNSREPVTEPEEMAPLWKILHLAGVDWTYGSTGWGGENYCMFLADDKNWKATTELSIRKAESLGCKIYLNTECGHATYAVWMGVQRHKIKTDLEIAPIVPYYARWIREGRLKPSSDWNKDMKIKFTCQDPCQQVRKSFGDPLAEDLRFVIKACVGEENFVDMTPNRSNNFCCGGGGGYLQSGYNEARHQYGKIKFDQVMATGAKYVITPCHNCHAQIHDLNDHFNGGYHTIHLWSLLALSLGALADTERVYLGEDLQEVWLPGEPGTPNPFEGR from the coding sequence ATGAGTAACGCCGAAGCCACGATAAAAATCAAAAACAATCGAAAGAGCACGTTTATTGAAAAGGTAAAAGAGATTCTCCCGGAAGGCGGCAACCTGAACCTGTGCCTCACCTGCGGCGCCTGCGCGTCGGGATGCCCGGCGACGGGCCTGGAGAACATGGATCCGCGTAAATTCCTGCGCATGGCAGCCCTGGGCCTGGACGACGAAATCACCGGCCATCCCTGGGTTTGGATGTGTTCCCTGTGCCAACGCTGTGTTTATGTCTGTCCCATGTCCATCAATATTCCGGCCTTGGTTAACGAAGCCCGAATGCTCTGGCCGCGGGAGGAGCGCCCCAAGGGGATCCTGGCCTCCTGTGACATGGCTCTGCGCAACGACAGCTGCAGTGCCATGGGCTCACCGCCCGACGATTTCATCTTTGTCGTTGAGGATGTTTGCGAGGAAGTCAAATCCGACCAGCCGGGTTGGGAAAATCTTGAAGCGCCAATGGACAAGGAAGGCGCCGAGTTTTTTCTTACCCAGAACTCCCGTGAGCCGGTCACCGAACCCGAAGAGATGGCACCACTATGGAAAATCCTGCATCTGGCCGGGGTCGACTGGACCTATGGCAGCACCGGATGGGGCGGCGAGAACTACTGCATGTTCCTGGCCGACGACAAGAACTGGAAAGCAACTACGGAGCTATCAATCCGCAAGGCGGAATCGTTAGGGTGTAAAATTTACCTCAACACCGAGTGCGGACATGCGACCTATGCGGTTTGGATGGGCGTCCAGCGCCACAAAATAAAGACCGATCTGGAGATCGCACCGATCGTTCCCTACTATGCCCGCTGGATTCGTGAGGGCAGGCTCAAACCCAGCAGCGACTGGAACAAGGACATGAAAATTAAATTCACCTGCCAGGATCCCTGCCAGCAGGTGCGTAAGAGCTTTGGCGATCCCCTGGCCGAAGACCTGCGTTTCGTGATTAAAGCCTGCGTCGGCGAAGAAAATTTCGTGGACATGACCCCCAACCGGTCCAACAACTTCTGCTGCGGCGGTGGGGGTGGATACCTGCAATCGGGATATAACGAAGCCAGACACCAGTATGGCAAAATCAAATTCGATCAGGTCATGGCCACCGGTGCCAAGTACGTCATCACCCCCTGCCACAACTGCCATGCCCAGATTCATGACCTGAACGATCATTTCAACGGCGGCTATCACACGATTCACCTGTGGTCCCTACTGGCCCTATCCCTGGGCGCCCTGGCCGATACCGAAAGGGTGTACCTGGGCGAGGATCTTCAGGAAGTCTGGCTGCCCGGCGAGCCAGGCACGCCCAATCCCTTTGAAGGGAGATAA
- a CDS encoding DUF1573 domain-containing protein, which translates to MPEKTFTFDSVLEGMAVTHAFVIENHGTAPLKVLKVRTSCGCTTAQRPNAIAPGSSGELVVNGNTGGYGGTHFNKSITVYTNDPVAPQIRLWIKGPVAEFAHIVPLKIVLRGTPDDAIQAQATITPNPDHPFRILEIVPDVRIADNIDVRMERQGADYRIAINNRMTTPGQYRGRVMIRTDSALRPQLTIYVIGQINAKKA; encoded by the coding sequence GTGCCCGAGAAAACGTTCACGTTTGACTCGGTGCTTGAAGGCATGGCGGTCACCCATGCGTTTGTTATCGAAAACCATGGCACCGCTCCGCTGAAGGTGCTCAAGGTCCGAACCAGTTGCGGCTGCACCACCGCCCAGCGGCCCAATGCCATCGCTCCGGGGTCCAGCGGGGAGCTCGTTGTCAATGGCAACACCGGTGGGTACGGCGGCACGCACTTTAATAAGTCCATCACGGTTTACACCAACGACCCGGTCGCACCACAGATCCGCTTGTGGATAAAAGGGCCGGTGGCCGAGTTTGCCCACATTGTGCCGCTCAAGATCGTTTTGCGCGGCACACCGGATGACGCCATACAGGCCCAGGCAACCATCACCCCGAATCCCGATCATCCGTTCCGGATTCTGGAGATTGTGCCCGATGTCCGTATTGCCGATAATATCGACGTCCGAATGGAGCGCCAGGGAGCCGATTACCGGATTGCCATTAACAACCGGATGACCACACCGGGACAGTATCGGGGACGGGTTATGATCAGGACCGACAGTGCCCTGCGGCCCCAACTGACCATTTATGTGATCGGTCAGATCAATGCCAAAAAGGCCTGA